The DNA window AAGTGGGTGGGTCAGAGCATCCGTAGACAACAGCTTCCACACTCACTGGTCTATGAACTCCAGATCGTcaatcctgacacacacacacacacaggacgagagtgaaagagagatggacacaAACACCCCAAATCAACAGTGAGTTGAGAACAGCAGGACAGCCCAGGAGAAGGGACAGAGGGTCAGAGGTAGCAGGGGGAGCTGTGAGGAGGGCCACACGTCACAACATAGAAGGAGGAGGGCCTTGCCTTTTTAGCGGCCCCTGTGCGTGCGTCCTTTTGGTTGGAGCTGAGGGATTTCCACACGGTGGTTTTAGACATCTCATCAGAAATGTTTATATCAGAGGGGTCACACCTGGGGAGGCGGGGTCAGAAGGAGAAGGtatggaaagggagggggaagggggggggggggctggggtgttAGTACTCAACAAGCAGTGCTCTTTAAAACCGACCAGGATGAAACATCAcagacagagtgacagacagacagacagacagacagacagacagacagacagacagacagacagacagacagacaggaggatgaCAATACTCTGCTCTCAGTCTTACCTGCCATCATATAACCAATTAattaatgtcagtgtaactctgtgtgcattctgtgtgtgtgtgtatttacctgGGGTCATGTGTCTTGGGAGATTGCAGGAGCTTGCTTTCCTCCATGGGGATCTGAATTACAGTCTTATCTTCTCCTGCTGTCCCCAAGATCTCCTCTGACTCctatatgacacacacacacacacacacacgctctcaaaTTACATGTGTAGCTGGGTACCACTTGAACAATTGTTTCATTGCTGTAAGTGAAGCACCTCCACAACGCTCTTGCAGGCATCATCCAGCCTCTTCTTCTTGCTCTCTGGCATGATGTCATCCAGGTAGCTTAGCTCCCTCTTGGAGAAACAAAGATCCAGCAGCTTGCGGATAAACACTAAAGCCAGCACCTACATGGACAAGGATACGGACTATTCAACAAAGCATGGCTTCCCATTGAAACAATCTCATTTCTTGCCATGTCTTTCAGCCCGACCACTCCCTAGGTTCGATGTTAACACCGCGTTGCCTAGCTTCAGTGGAGCAGGACTGTGCTGCTCAGTGTGGGTGATGTCATAAGCACACAGGGACGTGAGGGAGCGTCAGAGCAGCTGTACCATCATGGGGAAGACGATGGCGGCGGGCGAGGTCTTGATGACCCACAGCAGCACCAGACAGGTGAGCTGGGTCACAGTGAAGAGGTGCACCTTCCTCAGAGGAACGTGACGCAGGTAGATGAAGTCTGGCTGGTGCTTGGGCGGCATGGCAAACAACAGGAGGCGGTCGTATAACTGAGGGAGACAAAACAGGgaaggacagagacagatgaaGACCAGACGGCTCATCCTGTGGGAGATTCGGCACATTTGAAAAACGAGTGGAATAACAATGAGAAAGATACGGGCAAGACAGAACATTTAAATTTTTCATATGTAATAAGGAGAAAGTGAGAGGTGATCCAAATGTAAtaaagagaaggtgagagagtgagaataaGGAGACAGCTGATAGCAGGGGACTCGGCCCACTTGAGCTTCTCCCCATAGAGGTTATAAACCAGAGAGCAGCTTGTAAGTAGGCCAGGAGAGCCGAGACCTGAACCCTCCCACTGACAGACTAACTACACACCAGAGATAAACACTGTCCACCAGCGTGTCCTAGTACACACAAcagttgtgtgttggtgtgtagtaCCTGGTACAGTATccgcatgtgggtgtgtgttggtgtgtactaCCTGGATGCCCTTCAGTGAAGACGCTCCCATGTAAAGGAATACTCCATACAGGACTGGCATTGGGATGAACTGCAACACATGAAAGACACGcacagactcaaacacacactaagacTGGCACAGCGTGGGTTTTTGTCGAGATGCTACACCCCTGGGAACCCCAGTGAGCAGTACATATGTCTGGGTAGGAATCCGGACACGGATAACAAGTGAAGCGTGACAGAGTTTCGGAGGACGTCCCACGAGCAGTGGGGATTGCTCTCAGTGAGGTTAGAGTAGACGTTTGAGCTGAGCCCAGCTGTCAGACGCACCTGCAGAGCCCCGGTCATGAACACGGAGCAGCCCATGAGCATGAAGATCATGAGGCCGGTGAAGCGCTGCTCTCTGATCCCCAGGAAGCGGGGCTGCTCCCCCGGGGCGGAGCTCTCCGACTCCAGCTTCAGGCTGTTGacgtgggagatggagaggacggTGGCCGCCACGAACCAGGGCAGGCCCATGATGGAGCACACGGCCAGCATCACAGCCACCATGAGCAGGTCCAGGTGGTAGCCACAGCCCTTCTGCAGGGgcggggagacacacacacacacacctgtgagacACACAGGCTCCAAAGAGGAGGAGTACAGTATTTGTCTCTCactcagagagagggggctggtcAGGATTCGACAAGCAACTAAGACTGAATAATCAAATAGCTGAGCTCCTGTAACCAACCACATACAATATTTGAAGTTGGTACTGTATGAACGTTCTAGGTGAACATGACAGGCTGTGGTCCAGACGCCAGCAGCTGGTATCTCACCAGCAGTTTGTGCTCCTTGCGGTTGATGATGACAGCAGTGATCTGCTGGTCCATGAAGATGAGGATGgtgcagagcagggcagggatgGCAGCAGCCAGGACCGTCCACCAGGGGTTCTCTCCTATGGGGCTGATCAGCCAGCCACGGTCGTTTCGCGTTGGCTGGtagaacacaccaacacacacaaacacacacacacaccaacacacaaacatgcagcaCACATGGGGGAGAAGTTGAACTGACTATAATATGTCGCTAATCATATTGTGGTGCACATACTATGATTCACAGTTCCCATTTTAGTTTTCCATCTTCTCAACATGAAATATTAACGTATGTATTATACTGTATGTGCACTATTGGAGTCCCAGTAATGCTTTATCAGAGGATATATTACAGTTGCATTGGATGTAAATAAAGATGTCCTACCTGAAACTTGCTGGGCACCTGCAGCTTCTGAGTGGGCACTCCGATGCAGTAGTCCAGCAGGACCATGATCACGATGGTCAGGAAGACTGCAAAGTCACTGATCATCGATCGTAcctgaacaaaacaaaacaaatctatGATATTAATAAATGATATTGCAGGGAAAAATTTACTTTCTGACTTGTTGATATTGACAGTCATACTTTGGTTGGGAAGTAGCGGCTGGTCTTGAACTGCTTGAGGAAGCCGGACATCAAGAAGGTGGCAAAAAACAAAATGGCCGACCAGAAGAGCACGTCAGGGGTGTAGGGACCGTGGTGGCCACACGCTGTGCCCACAAACTGGCCCTGCATGCTCACACACTCCTACATCAAACAAAGAAAGGAGATATTTCAAATCCTTAGACAAAAAACTTAAAAAGTGTACATACTGTGTTCATAACGCTACATAAGATGATGTAATACTGCACAAATATTTAGATAATGTAATCATGTAATGAGAGGCTCTTGTTTCTGTGTTGTTGTGAGTCTGTGTGGTTACCTTGACAGTGAGGTTAGCCCAGGGCACAGTGGAAGCTGTTATGTTCCTCTTACTCCAAAGCTCCAGAGTGGCATTACTGGGCTCTCCAGGCTCTGCACACcgacagctacacacacacacacacacacacacacacacacacacacacatacacacacacacacacaaagaaagaaagCCCAGGTACATCACAGAGTATTCAATGTGACAAGATCCTACACTGGCATCACCACAGGTATCAGGGCAGTAAGAGCAGCAAGTTCAGTACAGCTGTGGAATTGATGGCAGTATGAAGAAGACACAGAGACATAAGCCTCATCTCTGAAGCACAGGCCAGTAACAAGAGATCTCTCAGGAGGATGGGGCATTGTAGTTGGAAGTTGCGAAGGATGGAGGGCGGCACGCAGTCGTGTCTGGGCAAGGCTGACTTCTGCACACTTAATGATCTCGGCCCCTCGTATAATTGGGGACAACCAACTTGATGGGGCGGAGGCGGTGCTCACTAGGCGAGGGTGAGCTGGTCCAGGTTGCTGTGTGAGTTGATGGGGTAGAGCTCCCCCAGGTGGATCAGCTTCTCCAGCGCCTCGTAGATGAAGATGAGGCAGATGAGCGAGGCGAAGGCCTCCTCGGTGAAGCGCGTGATGTAGCACACCAGCGAGCTGGCGTCCGTGGCAACCAGGACCAGGCACAGGAAGGCCGTCCACAGGCCGATACACGTCCTCAGAGACAGGTAAGACAGGCCGTAGTCCCTGAcatggagaaagggggggagagagacagtcgaGAGATGGGTGAGAAGAGCAGGCATTCATGTGTTTCATGAACAAAAGGAATTTGATCCTACAAATCCAAGGCGTGAAGAACTACTATTGCAAAGTTCTGGATATCATGTGGAGTATGGGAACGCAGAAAGCACTGACTTGCAGAACTTGTAGAGGATCTTCTCAAAGACCAGCACAGGGCCTGTGCTCCCCAGGATGGTGAGGGGCTGGCCAGCGAACAGGGAGTAGGCTACCCCTGTCATAGACGCACCCAGCAGAGACTCGATGGcactctacaaacacacagcaggacagacccAGTATTATGTGTTATGTGGACACATTCACAGtatcatagtgtgtgtgtgtgtgtgtgctcacaatGCACCCATCGGTGGCCTCTCCGAGCAGTCCTCCGAAGGTGATGACCGGGGACATGCAGGCGCAGTAGAGGAACAGGAAGGAGGCGACACACTGCAGATTAATGCCGTCTCTATAGTCACTCAGGTAGAACGGAACCTTCCTCTTGATGTCCAGAATCAGACCTCCAAACAACCTAACCAGGAGGAGCGGCAGGGGTCATGCAtgacagcagagagcagcagagtgtgtgtggaggagagatcaGCAGAGTGTGtagaggagagaacagcagagtgtgtggaggagagagcagcagagtgtgtgtagaggagagagcagcagagtgtgtgtagaggagagagcagcagagtgtgtgtgaaggagagagcagcagagtgtgtgtgaaggagagagcagcagagtgtgtgtagaggagagagcagcagagtgtgtgtggaggagagagcagcagagtgtgtgtggagcagagagcagcagagtgtgtagaggagagagcagcagagtgtgtgtagaggagagagcagcagtaAGCACCAGTTGAAAGCGAGCCTGTAAGGTCTGTGGTGATGCGGAGCGGCCATCTTACCTTCCTGTTCTCTGCAGCTCAGGACCATGGTCCTCGGCAtggagctcctcctccaccacgcaGGTGGTGCCGTTGGGAACCCCCGGCATTTTCCTCTTCtcctacacatgcacacatgcacacgcagcCAAATCATTACATTGCTACTTCTGTCAAATGCATCTGAAAGCAATGTATGAAGTCACATTTCAATCGCTGAGAGCAGTGAGTGTTCAGTACATGTCATACAATGCCAAAGCTGTCATTGTCACCTGGGAGGGGACGTTCTTGGGGGGCTCGATGCGTATGGAGGGGTCCCACTCCCCAGGGGGCAGCACAGTCACCTGGTCCAGGAACTCGTCTATCCCAGCCAGCAGGTCCTCTCGGTCCTTGGCCTTGTAGGCCACGTCATGGAAGATCTACCATGGAAGGACAGCACCGCTTAGGAGAAgatctggtgggggggggggatatggaCGGTGGGACTGAAGTCATGAGGGAGGGGCCCTTGCCTCGTCTGTCATGATGGTTGCCATGGAGCGGCCAATCTCGTGGTATTGCTGAGCCTTTCCATCCTGGCCCAGGAGGATGAACAGGAACCTTTCAGTACGGTCAGAATGACTAGAATCATACTCTGTAACTCCTCGTAATAACTATCGTCAGCATTACAATGCATCAGGTAAACAGATTACAGAAATCCATAAGCATGTACTATAGTGACTCATACACCCCTTTGTTTCAGATTCTCCTCCtcccgtgacacacacacacacacacacactcacacacacacacacacagtgtgtcttcctccctccttgtgGCTGTACCTGGTAGGTATGGGGACTTCAGTGAGGCCAGTGAGCAGCACAGCGGGGGACAGGCGGACGAAGGCCACGATGGGTCTCTCCAGGAAGTCCAGCTCTCCCACCAGCACGTTGGAGGCCTCCGCTCCTGTGGGGATCTTCTTCATGAAGTGCATGTCCACCtgccgagaaagagagagcgaggctgACTTCCACTCACTGGGAACTCTTTCTAACATGCCATCCATGCCTGTTTGGCCGGATGGGCATGTTTCTTTCACACTGTCTGtttcagtgggtgtgtgtgcattggtctgtgtgtgtgtaagttatTTGGACTTTTATTTCCCTTAAAATGATGTTTTCTATCTTGTCTCAGGTCTGGGAACAGATGTGCCCTCTGGGGCTGCAGACTAAGCTATGCAAGAAGTAAGTATGTGATCTGGcgcaaccacaaccaccccaCAAAAAAGTATTCACTCATCATTTCCATGTTCATTTCCCCTGCTGGCCCCTAGGCGGTGCTGTGTGACCCAGATGGTCTCTGGATGGCGCTGCAGATGGATGCCAGCAGATGTGTCAGGCCTTCAGGCCTTCAGGTCCGTCTCTATcatgcccccttccccctccctctgacacacaccaaGACCAGCACTGGTCTAGTGGATCATATGAAGGCTACTCCATGCAGGGTAGGGATGgagagtagtgtgtgtgaggactgagTAGGTTACCTTGCTAAGGTCTACCTGGGCACTGTCTGGGTTGGCCCCGTTCTTCACCTCGacgctggagggaggaggctggggggagacagcaggacctgtggatgaggggagggtgtgtatgtgtgtaggggtggggagggtgtgtatgtgtgtgtgtaggggagggtgtgtatgtgtgtatgtgtatgtgtatgtgtatgtaggggagggtgtgtatgtttgtgtgcaggggagggtgtatatgtgtgtgtgtagggggagggtgtgtatgtgtgtgtagggggagggtgtgtatgtgtgtgtagggggagggtgtgtatgtgtgtgtagggggagggtgtgtatgtgtgtgtgtaggggagagGTTGGGGGGGTGGTCGGGGTAAGTACAGCAGACTCAGTACATTTCCTCTGCACAGTTGGTCCACTGCCAAGGGACTGAAACGATCCATAAAATGCTGCAATCTGTATTCTGTCAATACAGTCCATCTGGTGGGAACAATTGAATAGATTTGAGGTCGACGGTCCAGCTCCAGTGCCACTGTGACATTAGGTTAGGtgttctctgttcctctgtccCTCACCCTTTAGGGTCTGCCTGATATTCACACCTATTCCCAATTCTGTCAGCTGGGTTAAGGTTAAGGTGAGGTTgacaccacccccccctcccccacatctcTCTACCTACCAGCCTTGTCCATGTTGTGGGGCTCGGACTGCTTGCGGCCCGCATCGGCAAAGGAGCGCACCATGGGGATCAGGGCGTTCCTCTTCTTCTCGTTCTGGTGGTGGTGCCTCTTCAGGAGCGCCTCGCGCACCTTCACACGCACGCTGTCGTCCAGCTCGTGGGACGCCTCCTGGTGGTCCAACACCATGTCTGCAGCACAGGACACGCTACTCATGAAGTCTCACGCTCCACCATTCGGTATAAACTGTCCCCGCGCACGTCACCCTCCTGTTCAAACTGGCAAATCTCTAACCAGGGCTACTACTCTACTCAGTAACTCAATCATATGTCATGTGTTAAGAAAGCAGAATGTGTCAATACACCATGGGAAGCCTGCCGAAGGAAATGCCTCCACAGATGGTGTGTATCCTCGGTGAATTgcaggatgtttgtgtgtgtgtgtgtgaatatgtgcatgtgtttgagtgtgtgtgatttaaCCAAAGACATGTTCTGTGATCAAAATCCCTCCATATTTCTTGTCCATCCACTCCCTGCCTTTCCACCCTCCTGTCATCCGAAGGCCGAAACTGCTGAGTCAGAAGTGAATTACTGCTCCTCGCTCCCTTCTTCATGCcccatctctccatcattcCTCCTTAATCAATAACACTCCCTTTCACCTTGGCcgtaatatacacacacacacactatggggCTGGCTGTAATTCTAAGCACACCTGAAGGCCATTGAGTACATTTCCAATTCCAGTCTCAACTGCTCTGCTAACAGAAGCaaggacacagacaggaagactaAGTGGAGCAGACAGTCCACCGCAGTGTCTCGTTGCATCTCCTTCAAGTGGAGCGGCACACCTACATCAACTTTACATCTGCTCGTCATTGTCTCGTTTATCTCATTTGTTTCAATCTCAActtttgcttctctctctctacctcgttGTCTATCCCCTTGTCTAGGCCTCGGCCTCTCTCTAATCCCTCGTGAAGAGAGTGGACGTGACAGGTGCGGGTGGCAGGTGTCAcatggagaagaggaagagagggatgagggaggagagtcaCCCCTTCAGTCTGTGCACCTGTCTGTCACCTTTAGTCCACCTGCTTAACCATCAGGAAGGTCAGACGGACTGACAGgcgggactgtgtgtgtgtgtgtgtgtgtgtgtgtgtgtgtgtgtgtgtgttagagacagTAACAGTTTACTTCTCCAGTCATTCAGGGagtttgtgttttgtctttTGAAGATGCTTTGAATAGCCACAGTAGCAGTGAGTCACCATAAAGTAACAGACCTGATGCAGGCAGAGAGGTACTGATACACTGAAAGCTTGTGGGTTTGGATTAGGCATGGTACTAGTTGGTATGTCTAGTTGCTGTGGTCATTTGAATTTCATTCAAAGAAACCTTTCTCAAACTTTTGAGCAGTGGCAGAGTATTACAATGGGCATATAACATATCTCCACATTTTCCAATACTGTATAACACTATGATTATTGATGATATATGATTTGACCATTTCCAGTGTATGTTAAGTGGGCCCTCAATGTGTGTGCAACTGACCTGCGATCTCCTCGATGCTGTTGGCGTGCATGTCCAGCAACACACTCCCGTTGATGAGACAGCTCCTCAGCTCAAACAGGCTGTGAAGGGAGAGGGTGGCCACGTAGGGCTTACTCCAGcgctcccccccatcctccacatcctcctcaAACTTCAGCcacctggagggggggcaggggacggGCAGGGGGTGTGGCAGAGGGACGGGGCAGGGGGTGAGTCAGGGGGACGGggcagggggtgaggcagggggacggggcagggggtgaggcagggggacggggcagggggtgaggcagggggacGGGGCAGGGGACGGGtcagggggtgaggcagggggacGGGGCAGGGGACGGGtcagggggtgaggcagggggacGGGGCAGGGGACGGGtcagggggtgaggcagggggacggggcagggggtgaggcagggggacAGTAGTGAGAGATGAGCACCAAGATTCACAAATAACCACAAATAAATGTCAGTTTCAGAAGCAGAAAGCAGAATGGGGATGTATGGACAGGGTATTTGATTGAGAGGTGCAGCTGTTAAACCCTCAGTGCAGGGTGCTGGATGCATGAGCGCCTAGCTGGAAGAGGTGtctgacctggctgtctccttcCACTCGGCATCTTTGCCCTCCTTCACACAGATCTCATCCAGCTCTGTGAACAGCTCGTGGGTCACATGCTCCGcgtcctcctctgtccccaggATGAACTGCACCCTTTGAGAGGGCGTGtctggggagagatggaggaggagaaggagagaccggTGGGAGGGAGGTTATGTTGTGGGTGAACGAGAATAAATTGTTTAAATATCAATAAAGTCTTACAGGTTTTACTGACTTGTTTGATGGAAAAAGTATTGATCGTTAGCTTCACTGTTGCTGATTGGCTGGTGACAGACTGTGAACTTAATATTTTTTTCCCATTGGCAAATCtcggtcatacacacacacacacacgcacacacaaacagtcacacatactgtgtgtttgagtgacatCCTGCTCTGGGAGGTTAATTAGCGGGGTTGTCAATTGAAGCCTGCAGGGctggctgcatgtgtgtgtgagtgtgaaatggatggatggattagAGCCACTGCCCTGGCCTGAGGCTGTATCGACACAGTGCACAACCACTGCCCTCCACCAGAACTGAAACATGGACTTACAGTTTAGGCTCGCCTTGCATGCATGACATAACACATTTTCTAGAAATGTTCAATACATAAAACGCAGTCCTTCAAAAGAATCCCCTTTCATAGAGTGATTCATTAGGCTATTGGATTTATGAGTTATATGTTCTACCATGAGAAGACGAGGAcccttctccctccacctcctgcgGCTGGCTGGGAGTGCTGCTGGTCCGCCTCTCTTTCTTGCGGTGGCGCGAGCTGTGGGGCCTGTGGTGCCGGTGACTCTGCCTGCCCATGGGCATGTGCACCCCCACAAACAGAGTCCTGTGGCCTGGGCCAGAATACAgtaggaagggaagagaggagaacttCTACTGATGAAGTATTCTAaaaaacatgtttgccttgAGCACAACTTCATGCACAACTTTTTTtacttcagagagagagagagagagagagagagagagagagagaggagagagagatagagggagagagagaggagagagagagagagagagagagagagagagagagagagagagagagagagagagagagagagagagagagagagagggggaaggagggagagagaaataaagcatGGGTTAAGGCAGTGgttccaaccctggtcctctggaccccctgtcctgcatgttttagatgtttctctgttccaacacacctgattcaaatgaatgggtcgttattcagctctgcagaagcctgttaacgaccattcatttgaatcaggtgtgttggagcagggaaacatctaaaacacgcagggcagggggtcccgaggaccagggttgggaaccactgggttAAGGCATAGGAATAGAAGGAAGGAGCAGAGCAGTGTGG is part of the Hypomesus transpacificus isolate Combined female chromosome 9, fHypTra1, whole genome shotgun sequence genome and encodes:
- the slc4a8 gene encoding electroneutral sodium bicarbonate exchanger 1, with the translated sequence MPAGVNDPESMLSYQRPDEEVVVDQGGTSSVLNIHYEKEELESHRTLFVGVHMPMGRQSHRHHRPHSSRHRKKERRTSSTPSQPQEVEGEGSSSSHDTPSQRVQFILGTEEDAEHVTHELFTELDEICVKEGKDAEWKETARWLKFEEDVEDGGERWSKPYVATLSLHSLFELRSCLINGSVLLDMHANSIEEIADMVLDHQEASHELDDSVRVKVREALLKRHHHQNEKKRNALIPMVRSFADAGRKQSEPHNMDKAGPAVSPQPPPSSVEVKNGANPDSAQVDLSKVDMHFMKKIPTGAEASNVLVGELDFLERPIVAFVRLSPAVLLTGLTEVPIPTRFLFILLGQDGKAQQYHEIGRSMATIMTDEIFHDVAYKAKDREDLLAGIDEFLDQVTVLPPGEWDPSIRIEPPKNVPSQEKRKMPGVPNGTTCVVEEELHAEDHGPELQRTGRLFGGLILDIKRKVPFYLSDYRDGINLQCVASFLFLYCACMSPVITFGGLLGEATDGCISAIESLLGASMTGVAYSLFAGQPLTILGSTGPVLVFEKILYKFCKDYGLSYLSLRTCIGLWTAFLCLVLVATDASSLVCYITRFTEEAFASLICLIFIYEALEKLIHLGELYPINSHSNLDQLTLAYCRCAEPGEPSNATLELWSKRNITASTVPWANLTVKECVSMQGQFVGTACGHHGPYTPDVLFWSAILFFATFLMSGFLKQFKTSRYFPTKVRSMISDFAVFLTIVIMVLLDYCIGVPTQKLQVPSKFQPTRNDRGWLISPIGENPWWTVLAAAIPALLCTILIFMDQQITAVIINRKEHKLLKGCGYHLDLLMVAVMLAVCSIMGLPWFVAATVLSISHVNSLKLESESSAPGEQPRFLGIREQRFTGLMIFMLMGCSVFMTGALQFIPMPVLYGVFLYMGASSLKGIQLYDRLLLFAMPPKHQPDFIYLRHVPLRKVHLFTVTQLTCLVLLWVIKTSPAAIVFPMMVLALVFIRKLLDLCFSKRELSYLDDIMPESKKKRLDDACKSVVEESEEILGTAGEDKTVIQIPMEESKLLQSPKTHDPRCDPSDINISDEMSKTTVWKSLSSNQKDARTGAAKKARPSSFYVVTCGPPHSSPCYL